From the Serratia nematodiphila DZ0503SBS1 genome, one window contains:
- a CDS encoding LysR family transcriptional regulator produces MSDRLSGISVFVTAVEAGSFAVAASRLHLSRSAVGKTIARLEQRLGVRLFHRTTRSQSLTDDGALFYERCLRALEEIRSAETLLESGKRQVSGRLRVSMPVLFGRMCIAPLLTELTREHPGLELELSFSDRVVDLIEDGFDMAIRNGTLANSSGLVARRIGDHRMTLCASPAYLQRCGEPHSIEQLAQHEAVTYMRAGARRSWLVLDSDGKPQDVMPNNRLQMDDLQAIADAATAGFGIAWLPCWLVREQLLSGALVRLLRDRPGAAFEAHAVWPHTPHLPLKVRLAVDTLVSKLPASLALVEKAL; encoded by the coding sequence ATGAGCGATCGGTTGAGCGGTATTTCGGTATTCGTTACCGCCGTGGAGGCGGGCAGTTTTGCAGTGGCGGCCAGTCGGCTGCATCTTTCGCGTTCGGCGGTGGGGAAAACGATCGCCCGGTTGGAGCAGCGGCTGGGGGTGCGGCTGTTTCATCGCACCACGCGCAGCCAGAGCCTGACCGACGACGGTGCGCTGTTCTACGAGCGCTGCCTGCGGGCGCTGGAGGAGATCCGCAGCGCGGAAACGCTGCTGGAGTCGGGCAAGCGGCAGGTCAGCGGCCGGCTGCGGGTGTCGATGCCGGTGCTGTTTGGCCGCATGTGCATTGCGCCGCTGCTGACCGAACTGACGCGCGAGCATCCTGGCCTGGAGCTGGAGCTGTCGTTCAGCGATCGGGTGGTGGATCTGATTGAGGACGGCTTCGATATGGCGATCCGCAACGGTACGCTGGCTAACAGCAGCGGCTTGGTGGCGCGCCGAATCGGCGATCACCGTATGACGCTGTGCGCCTCGCCGGCCTATCTGCAGCGGTGCGGCGAACCGCACAGCATCGAGCAACTGGCGCAGCATGAGGCGGTGACCTATATGCGCGCCGGCGCGCGGCGCAGCTGGCTGGTATTGGATAGCGACGGCAAGCCGCAGGACGTGATGCCGAATAACCGGCTGCAAATGGACGACCTGCAGGCCATTGCGGATGCGGCGACGGCGGGTTTCGGCATTGCCTGGCTGCCGTGCTGGCTGGTGCGTGAGCAGTTGTTGAGTGGGGCGCTGGTGCGCTTGCTGCGCGATCGGCCGGGCGCCGCCTTTGAAGCGCATGCGGTGTGGCCGCACACGCCTCACCTGCCGCTGAAGGTGCGGCTGGCGGTGGATACGCTGGTGAGCAAACTGCCTGCCAGTCTGGCGTTGGTCGAGAAGGCGCTGTAG
- a CDS encoding DedA family protein, giving the protein MDVLREIIHALWQQDFIALADPSVIWVVYAVLFTTLFLENGLLPASFLPGDSLLLLSGALIAKGVMGFAPTLLILTAAAGLGCWLSYIQGRWLGHTGLVKSWLLQLPAQYHQRAHNLFNRHGLTALLIGRFLGFVRTLLPTMAGISGLNSSRFQVFNWLSAAIWVCALVGLGYAFSQIPLVKRYESQVMTGLMLLPLLLLFVGLLGAMLVIWRKKRAASS; this is encoded by the coding sequence ATGGATGTATTACGAGAGATTATTCATGCGCTTTGGCAGCAGGACTTTATCGCCCTCGCCGATCCAAGCGTAATTTGGGTGGTTTACGCCGTACTTTTCACCACTCTGTTTTTGGAAAACGGACTGCTGCCCGCCTCCTTCCTTCCCGGTGACAGCCTGCTGCTGCTGTCGGGCGCGCTGATCGCCAAAGGCGTGATGGGCTTTGCCCCCACTCTGTTGATTCTGACCGCCGCCGCCGGCCTCGGCTGCTGGCTGAGCTATATCCAGGGCCGCTGGCTGGGCCACACCGGCCTGGTGAAGAGCTGGCTGCTGCAACTGCCGGCACAGTACCACCAGCGCGCGCACAACCTGTTCAACCGCCACGGGCTGACGGCGCTGCTGATCGGCCGCTTCCTCGGTTTCGTGCGCACCCTGCTGCCGACCATGGCCGGCATTTCCGGGCTCAACAGCTCGCGCTTCCAGGTGTTCAACTGGCTGAGCGCGGCGATCTGGGTCTGCGCGCTGGTCGGCCTCGGCTACGCGTTCAGCCAAATCCCTCTGGTGAAACGCTACGAAAGCCAGGTGATGACCGGCCTGATGCTGCTGCCGCTGCTGCTGCTGTTTGTCGGCCTGCTGGGCGCCATGCTGGTGATCTGGCGTAAAAAACGCGCCGCCTCTTCCTGA
- the metC gene encoding cystathionine beta-lyase: protein MTSKHIETALIGAGRGKRYTQGSVNPVTQRASSLVFDSVAAKKHATAQRAHGELFYGRRGTLTHFALQDAMVELEGGAGCVLYPCGAAAVANAILSFVGAGDHLLVTGSAYEPTQDFCTHILGRMNVSTTYFDPLIGADIAKLIQPNTRVVFLESPGSITLEVQDIPAMVQAIRAVAPDVVIMIDNTWAAGVLFKALDFDIDISIQAGTKYLIGHSDYMLGTAVANARCWDQLREYSYLMGQMVDADTAYMASRGLRTLSVRLKQHERSSIEVANWLAARPEVATVNHPALPSCKGHEFYRRDFSGCNGLFSFVLKERLDDTQLAAYLDNFSHFSMAYSWGGFESLILANQPEELEAIRPAGGVDFSGTLVRLHIGLENVEDLIADLAAGFDRLNGVR, encoded by the coding sequence ATGACGTCAAAACATATCGAAACCGCGCTGATCGGCGCCGGCCGCGGCAAACGCTACACCCAGGGCTCCGTCAATCCCGTCACGCAACGCGCCTCTTCTTTGGTCTTCGACTCCGTCGCTGCCAAAAAACACGCCACCGCGCAACGCGCCCACGGCGAGCTGTTTTACGGCCGACGCGGCACCCTGACCCACTTCGCCCTGCAGGATGCGATGGTGGAGCTGGAGGGCGGCGCCGGCTGCGTGCTGTACCCCTGCGGCGCGGCGGCGGTGGCCAATGCGATCCTGTCGTTCGTCGGCGCCGGCGATCACCTGCTGGTCACCGGCTCTGCGTACGAACCGACCCAGGATTTCTGCACCCATATCCTCGGCCGCATGAACGTCAGCACCACCTATTTCGATCCGCTGATCGGCGCAGACATCGCCAAACTGATCCAGCCCAATACCCGCGTGGTGTTCCTGGAGTCCCCCGGTTCCATCACCCTGGAAGTGCAGGACATTCCGGCGATGGTGCAGGCCATTCGCGCCGTGGCGCCGGACGTGGTGATCATGATCGACAACACCTGGGCGGCGGGCGTGCTGTTCAAGGCGCTGGATTTCGACATCGACATTTCTATTCAGGCCGGCACCAAATACCTGATCGGCCATTCTGATTACATGCTTGGTACCGCCGTCGCCAACGCGCGCTGTTGGGATCAACTGCGCGAGTACTCCTATCTGATGGGGCAGATGGTGGATGCCGACACCGCCTACATGGCGAGCCGCGGCCTGCGAACCCTGAGCGTGCGGCTGAAGCAGCACGAACGTAGCAGCATCGAGGTCGCCAACTGGCTGGCGGCGCGGCCGGAGGTGGCGACGGTCAATCATCCGGCCCTACCGAGCTGCAAGGGCCACGAGTTCTACCGCCGCGACTTCAGCGGCTGCAACGGGCTGTTCTCTTTCGTGCTGAAGGAACGGCTGGACGATACGCAGTTGGCCGCTTACCTGGATAACTTCAGCCACTTCAGCATGGCCTACTCCTGGGGCGGCTTCGAGTCGCTGATCCTGGCCAACCAGCCGGAAGAACTGGAAGCGATCCGCCCGGCGGGCGGCGTCGATTTTTCCGGCACGCTGGTGCGGTTGCATATCGGCCTGGAGAACGTCGAAGACCTGATCGCCGATCTGGCGGCCGGCTTCGATCGCCTCAACGGCGTGCGCTAA
- the exbB gene encoding tol-pal system-associated acyl-CoA thioesterase, whose translation MKTAGKNLNQGSFGQGRAQWGKAFGRSLMASMVLVVGLAGSAQAAPASNPAVAESVAPTTAPAPAAAAAPESITPVNPAPTIQPPETRGMDLSVWGMYQHADAVVKAVMIGLVLASIVTWTILFSKGSELLRAKRRLRREQLALAEARSLDEASELAQNFGPESVSAVLLNDAQNELELSAESNDNNGIKERTGFRLERRVAAYSRNMGRGNGFLATIGAISPFVGLFGTVWGIMNSFIGIAHSQTTNLAVVAPGIAEALLATALGLVAAIPAVVIYNIFARVISGHRAQVGDVAAQVLLLQGRDLDLAATAEAKRSQHAHQLRAG comes from the coding sequence GTGAAAACGGCTGGCAAGAATTTAAATCAAGGATCGTTCGGCCAGGGCCGGGCGCAGTGGGGCAAGGCCTTCGGCCGCAGCCTGATGGCATCTATGGTGCTGGTCGTAGGGCTGGCCGGCAGCGCGCAGGCCGCGCCAGCGAGCAATCCGGCCGTTGCCGAAAGCGTTGCGCCGACCACCGCGCCTGCACCTGCTGCAGCCGCCGCGCCGGAGAGCATCACGCCGGTGAACCCGGCGCCAACGATCCAGCCACCGGAAACCCGCGGCATGGACCTGTCCGTTTGGGGCATGTACCAGCACGCCGACGCGGTGGTGAAAGCGGTAATGATCGGCCTGGTGCTGGCCTCGATCGTGACCTGGACCATTCTGTTCTCCAAAGGCAGTGAACTGCTGCGCGCCAAGCGCCGTCTGCGCCGCGAACAGCTGGCGCTGGCCGAAGCGCGCTCGCTGGATGAAGCCTCCGAACTGGCGCAAAACTTCGGTCCGGAGAGCGTCAGCGCGGTATTGCTGAACGACGCGCAAAATGAGCTGGAGTTGTCTGCGGAATCCAACGACAACAACGGCATCAAAGAGCGCACCGGCTTCCGTCTCGAGCGCCGCGTGGCGGCCTACAGCCGCAACATGGGCCGCGGCAACGGTTTCTTGGCCACCATCGGCGCCATCTCGCCGTTCGTCGGTCTGTTCGGCACCGTGTGGGGCATCATGAACAGCTTCATCGGCATCGCCCATTCGCAGACCACCAACCTGGCGGTTGTGGCGCCGGGCATCGCGGAAGCGCTGCTGGCGACCGCGCTGGGCCTGGTCGCAGCGATCCCTGCCGTCGTTATCTACAACATCTTCGCCCGCGTCATCAGCGGCCACCGCGCGCAGGTGGGCGACGTGGCGGCGCAGGTCTTGCTGCTGCAGGGCCGTGATTTGGATCTGGCCGCGACGGCGGAAGCCAAGCGCTCACAGCACGCACATCAACTGCGGGCGGGGTGA
- the exbD gene encoding TonB system transport protein ExbD, producing the protein MAMRLNEDLDDSGELHEINVTPFIDVMLVLLIIFMVAAPLATVDIRVDLPASSAKPQPRPEKPVFLSVKADKQLYVGDQPVNADQLTSVLDQRTQANKETTIFFQADKSVDYETLMSVMDTLRKAGYLKVGLVGMEGAAK; encoded by the coding sequence ATGGCGATGCGCTTAAATGAAGATCTGGACGACAGCGGCGAACTGCATGAAATCAACGTGACGCCGTTTATCGACGTCATGTTGGTGCTGTTGATCATCTTTATGGTGGCCGCGCCGCTGGCAACGGTAGATATCCGCGTCGATCTGCCGGCCTCCTCCGCCAAGCCGCAGCCGCGGCCGGAAAAACCGGTGTTCCTGTCGGTGAAGGCCGACAAGCAGCTCTACGTCGGCGATCAGCCGGTGAATGCCGATCAGCTGACTTCGGTGCTGGATCAACGCACCCAGGCGAACAAAGAAACCACCATCTTCTTCCAGGCGGACAAGAGCGTGGACTATGAAACGCTGATGAGCGTGATGGACACCCTGCGTAAAGCCGGCTACCTGAAAGTGGGGCTGGTGGGCATGGAAGGCGCCGCCAAATAG
- a CDS encoding LacI family DNA-binding transcriptional regulator, which yields MASVKKNKRITISDIATLAGVSKSTASLVLNGRSKEYRVSDDTRDRILALAHEHHYQPSIHARSLRSNRSHTLGLVVPEMTNYGFAVISRELETLCREAGLQLLIACTDENPAQEMMAVNSLVQRQVDGLIVASSQLNDAEYQKINVGLPVVQMDRLIAGSELPLVITDSVNSTADLVETVARQHPDEIYFLGGQPRISPTRDRLAGFQLGLERAGVTCKPEWIINGNYHPSSGYEMFAQLCAQLGRPPKALFTAACGLLEGVLRYLTQHQLMESDIHLCSFDDHYLFDCMTLKIDTVAQDCRALAQHSFDQVTALIDERPLEQNALYLPGRIRWRHAGSRALLAEE from the coding sequence ATGGCGTCAGTGAAAAAAAATAAACGCATTACCATCAGTGACATCGCCACGCTGGCCGGGGTGTCGAAATCGACCGCCAGCCTGGTGCTGAACGGCCGCAGCAAGGAATACCGGGTGTCCGACGACACCCGCGATCGCATTCTGGCGCTGGCGCACGAACACCATTATCAGCCCAGCATCCACGCCCGCTCTTTGCGCTCCAACCGCAGCCACACGCTGGGGTTGGTAGTGCCGGAGATGACCAACTACGGTTTTGCGGTGATTTCGCGCGAGCTGGAAACGCTGTGCCGCGAAGCCGGCCTGCAGCTGTTGATCGCCTGCACCGATGAAAACCCGGCGCAGGAGATGATGGCGGTGAACAGTCTGGTGCAGCGGCAGGTGGACGGCTTGATTGTCGCCTCCAGCCAGCTAAACGACGCGGAATACCAGAAGATCAATGTCGGACTGCCGGTGGTGCAGATGGACCGTCTGATCGCCGGTTCCGAACTGCCGCTGGTGATCACCGATTCGGTCAACTCGACCGCCGACCTGGTGGAAACGGTCGCGCGCCAACATCCGGATGAGATCTATTTTCTCGGCGGGCAGCCGCGCATTTCGCCGACCCGCGATCGCCTGGCCGGCTTCCAGCTTGGCCTGGAGCGGGCCGGCGTAACGTGCAAACCGGAATGGATCATCAACGGCAACTATCACCCCAGCTCAGGTTACGAGATGTTCGCTCAGCTTTGCGCACAGCTGGGGCGGCCGCCCAAAGCGCTGTTTACCGCCGCCTGCGGCCTGTTGGAAGGGGTGTTGCGTTATCTGACTCAGCATCAGCTGATGGAGAGCGACATCCACCTGTGCAGCTTCGACGATCACTACCTGTTCGACTGCATGACGCTGAAGATCGATACGGTCGCACAGGACTGCCGGGCGCTGGCGCAACATAGCTTCGACCAAGTCACCGCACTGATCGACGAGCGGCCGCTGGAACAGAACGCGCTTTATCTGCCGGGCCGTATCCGCTGGCGCCATGCCGGTTCCCGGGCTTTGTTGGCCGAAGAGTGA
- a CDS encoding sucrose-6-phosphate hydrolase, with amino-acid sequence MEELSLIKQALRAVMNGQPLALRDPHRPDWHLAPSVGLLNDPNGFIQHNGVYHLFYQWNPLGCDHRNKCWGHWQSADLLRWEHQPIALAPGACYDSHGCYSGSAVVAEGKITLIYTGNVKFPDGSRTAYQCLAQESERGEYRKLGPVLPLPEGYSGHVRDPKVWRHQNGWYMVLGVRDLQDRGKVLLFRSSDLRDWQALGEIAGSGLNGLEEFGYMWECPDLFSLDGDEVLICCPQGLTPQPERYLNRYQAGYLLGKLDYRQAAFSHGEFRELDAGFEFYAPQTTLAEDGRRLLFGWMGVPEQDEEAHPTRRYGWIHTMTCPRELSLRHGRLHQRPARELQQLRGERAGWQGRADNAPAYALGAAELQLTPQGPFNATFGDAMTLNWDGERLRLTRASLTDGRPEHRYWRGPVTHLQLLFDRSSVEIFINHGEAVMSARYFPAGEPQLRLCGSAPLALEYWPLAPCMLE; translated from the coding sequence ATGGAAGAACTCAGCTTAATCAAACAGGCACTGCGGGCGGTCATGAACGGCCAGCCGCTCGCGCTGCGCGATCCGCACCGACCGGACTGGCATCTGGCGCCCAGCGTTGGCCTGCTGAACGATCCCAACGGCTTTATCCAGCACAACGGCGTTTATCATCTGTTTTATCAGTGGAATCCGCTGGGTTGCGATCATCGCAACAAATGCTGGGGACACTGGCAGTCGGCTGATTTGCTGCGTTGGGAGCACCAGCCAATCGCCCTGGCGCCCGGCGCCTGTTACGACAGCCACGGCTGTTACTCCGGCTCGGCGGTGGTGGCGGAAGGCAAAATCACGCTGATCTACACCGGCAACGTAAAATTCCCAGACGGCTCACGCACCGCTTACCAATGCCTGGCTCAGGAAAGCGAACGGGGCGAATATCGCAAACTCGGGCCGGTGCTGCCGCTGCCGGAGGGCTACAGCGGTCACGTACGCGATCCGAAAGTGTGGCGTCATCAAAATGGCTGGTACATGGTGCTCGGCGTGCGTGACCTGCAGGATCGCGGCAAGGTGCTGCTGTTTCGTTCCAGCGATCTGCGCGACTGGCAAGCGCTGGGAGAGATCGCCGGTTCCGGCCTGAACGGCTTAGAGGAATTCGGCTACATGTGGGAGTGCCCGGACCTGTTCTCGTTGGACGGCGACGAGGTGTTGATCTGCTGTCCGCAGGGGCTGACGCCGCAGCCGGAACGCTATCTCAACCGTTATCAGGCCGGTTATCTGCTCGGCAAGCTGGATTACCGGCAGGCGGCCTTCAGCCACGGCGAATTCCGCGAGCTGGACGCCGGCTTCGAGTTCTACGCGCCGCAGACGACGTTGGCGGAAGATGGCCGCCGCCTGCTGTTCGGCTGGATGGGCGTGCCCGAGCAAGATGAAGAAGCCCATCCGACGCGCCGTTACGGCTGGATCCACACCATGACCTGCCCGCGCGAACTGTCGCTGCGGCATGGCCGCCTCCACCAGCGCCCGGCGCGCGAGCTGCAACAGCTGCGCGGTGAGCGAGCAGGCTGGCAAGGCCGCGCCGATAACGCCCCCGCCTATGCGCTGGGGGCCGCGGAGCTGCAATTGACGCCGCAGGGCCCGTTCAACGCAACCTTTGGCGACGCGATGACGCTGAACTGGGACGGCGAAAGGCTGCGGCTGACGCGCGCTTCCCTGACCGACGGCCGGCCGGAGCACCGTTACTGGCGCGGCCCGGTCACGCATCTGCAACTGCTGTTCGATCGTTCCAGCGTGGAGATTTTCATCAACCACGGCGAGGCGGTGATGAGCGCACGCTACTTCCCGGCGGGTGAGCCGCAACTGCGGCTGTGCGGGAGCGCGCCGCTGGCGTTGGAATACTGGCCGCTGGCGCCATGCATGCTAGAATGA
- a CDS encoding sucrose-specific PTS transporter subunit IIBC, with translation MDITATANALLPLLGGKENIASAAHCATRLRLVLVDDSKVDKEAIGKLDGVKGCFSNAGQIQVIFGTGLVNKVHAEFIKAAGVSESSKAEAADIAAKKLNPLQRIARLLSNIFVPIIPAIVASGLLMGLLGMVKTYGWADANSALFIMLDMFSSAAFIILPILIGFTAAREFGGNPYLGATLGGILTHPALTNAWGVAGGFHTMNFFGLDIAMIGYQGTVFPVLLTVWFMSLLEKRLRKVIPNALDLILTPFLTVVISGFVALLFIGPAGRALGDGISFVLSTLIAHAGWLAGLLFGGLYSAIVITGIHHSFHAVEAGLLGNPNIGVNFLLPIWSMANIAQGGACLAVYFKTRDAKIKAIAVPSAFSAMLGITEAALFGINLRFVKPFLAALAGGALGGAWVVANHVGMNAVGLTAIPGMAIVQASSLVSYIIGLAIAFGSAFVLSLLLKYNTDAQ, from the coding sequence ATGGACATTACCGCAACCGCCAACGCGCTGTTGCCGCTGCTCGGCGGTAAAGAGAACATCGCCAGCGCCGCCCACTGCGCCACGCGCCTGCGCCTGGTGCTGGTGGACGACAGCAAGGTGGACAAAGAGGCCATCGGCAAACTGGACGGCGTTAAAGGCTGCTTCAGCAACGCCGGCCAGATCCAGGTGATCTTCGGCACCGGGCTGGTCAACAAGGTGCATGCGGAATTCATCAAGGCGGCGGGCGTCAGCGAATCCAGCAAGGCCGAAGCCGCCGATATCGCGGCGAAAAAGCTCAACCCGCTGCAGCGCATCGCCCGCCTGCTGTCGAACATCTTCGTGCCTATCATCCCGGCGATCGTCGCTTCCGGCCTGTTGATGGGGCTGCTCGGCATGGTGAAAACCTACGGCTGGGCCGATGCCAACAGCGCGTTGTTCATCATGTTGGATATGTTCAGCTCGGCGGCGTTCATTATTCTGCCGATTCTGATCGGCTTCACCGCCGCACGCGAATTCGGCGGCAATCCCTATCTGGGCGCCACGCTCGGCGGCATTTTGACGCATCCGGCGCTGACCAATGCCTGGGGCGTCGCCGGAGGGTTCCACACCATGAACTTCTTCGGTCTGGACATCGCCATGATCGGCTACCAGGGCACGGTATTCCCGGTGCTGCTGACGGTGTGGTTCATGAGCCTGTTGGAAAAACGGCTGCGCAAGGTGATCCCCAACGCGCTCGATCTGATCCTGACGCCGTTCCTGACGGTGGTGATCTCAGGCTTTGTCGCCCTGCTGTTTATCGGCCCCGCCGGCCGCGCGCTGGGCGATGGCATCTCCTTCGTGCTCAGCACGCTGATTGCTCATGCGGGGTGGCTAGCCGGGCTGCTGTTCGGCGGCCTCTATTCCGCTATCGTCATCACCGGCATCCACCACAGTTTCCACGCGGTAGAAGCCGGGCTGCTCGGCAACCCCAATATCGGCGTCAACTTCCTGCTGCCGATCTGGTCGATGGCCAACATCGCTCAAGGCGGCGCCTGCCTGGCGGTCTATTTCAAAACCCGCGACGCCAAAATCAAAGCCATTGCGGTGCCTTCGGCCTTTTCCGCCATGCTCGGCATCACCGAGGCGGCGCTGTTTGGCATCAACCTGCGCTTCGTGAAACCGTTTCTGGCGGCGCTGGCGGGCGGCGCGCTCGGCGGCGCCTGGGTGGTGGCCAACCATGTCGGCATGAACGCGGTCGGGCTGACGGCGATCCCCGGCATGGCGATCGTGCAGGCCAGTTCGCTGGTCAGCTATATCATCGGCCTGGCAATCGCGTTTGGCAGCGCCTTTGTCCTCTCCCTACTGCTGAAATACAACACGGACGCGCAATGA
- a CDS encoding carbohydrate porin produces MKKLSYLAITTGLFLSTSAAAASGGDSIEARLNALEQRLAQAERRAAQAETRATAAERRAQQLEQRTASTERQTAQVAQRATTLETQSSPTSALKLNGFNDLKLYGDVEFNLDGASRSGQLTSLKGSDHKNWKPGNKERWDINGRILVGLDGYRRNPDGNFSGFSVQPLADMSGKMNLDDAAFFFGNEKNWQTKIGRFEAYDMFPLNQDTFIQYSGNTANDLYADGFGYIYMMKEGRGRSSSGGNLMLSKYAGDVYFELNTLVEDGTSLFQDNSYHGNALENKKNVAYLRPVIAWKKDAFSIAAAMESNVVNNAYGYQDSQGRFVDQSKRNGYGMTMSWNNSAADPDNGVVANLSTAYLDASGEQDFTAGVNVLWRRFELGYIYAHNNIKEFNTAGIAADIHNPLSEPGNYDIHTVHASYQIPNIMNMKNFNLYLGAYVSLLEANADSKIANGDNDQRYGMRARFKYFF; encoded by the coding sequence ATGAAAAAACTCAGCTATTTGGCGATAACAACAGGGCTTTTCCTCTCCACGTCTGCCGCTGCGGCCTCGGGCGGCGACAGTATCGAGGCGCGTCTCAACGCGCTGGAACAACGTCTGGCGCAGGCGGAACGGCGCGCCGCTCAGGCTGAAACCCGCGCCACGGCGGCGGAACGCCGGGCACAACAGCTGGAACAGCGCACCGCCAGCACCGAAAGGCAAACCGCGCAGGTCGCGCAGCGCGCCACCACGCTGGAAACGCAATCCTCTCCGACCAGCGCGCTGAAACTGAACGGTTTCAACGATCTGAAACTGTATGGCGACGTGGAGTTCAACCTGGACGGCGCCAGCCGCAGCGGCCAGCTGACATCGTTGAAAGGCAGCGACCACAAGAACTGGAAACCCGGCAACAAAGAGCGCTGGGACATCAACGGCCGCATTCTGGTCGGGCTGGACGGCTACCGCCGCAATCCGGACGGTAACTTCTCCGGCTTCAGCGTCCAGCCGCTGGCGGACATGAGCGGCAAAATGAACCTGGACGACGCCGCTTTCTTCTTCGGCAATGAAAAGAACTGGCAAACCAAAATCGGCCGCTTCGAAGCCTACGACATGTTCCCGCTGAATCAGGACACCTTCATTCAATACTCCGGCAATACCGCCAACGACCTGTACGCCGACGGCTTCGGCTATATCTACATGATGAAAGAAGGCCGCGGCCGTAGCAGCAGCGGCGGCAACCTGATGCTGAGCAAATACGCCGGGGATGTCTATTTCGAACTGAACACGCTGGTGGAAGACGGCACCTCGCTGTTCCAGGACAACAGCTACCACGGCAATGCGCTGGAAAATAAGAAAAACGTCGCCTATTTGCGCCCGGTGATCGCCTGGAAGAAAGACGCCTTCAGCATCGCGGCGGCGATGGAAAGCAACGTGGTGAATAACGCCTACGGCTATCAGGACAGCCAGGGCCGCTTCGTCGATCAATCCAAGCGCAACGGCTACGGCATGACGATGAGCTGGAACAACAGCGCCGCCGATCCGGACAACGGCGTGGTGGCCAACCTGAGCACCGCCTACCTGGATGCGTCAGGCGAGCAAGACTTCACCGCCGGCGTCAACGTGCTGTGGCGGCGCTTCGAACTGGGTTATATCTATGCGCACAACAACATCAAAGAGTTCAATACCGCCGGGATCGCCGCTGATATCCACAACCCGCTCAGCGAACCGGGCAACTACGACATCCACACCGTTCATGCGTCGTATCAGATACCTAACATTATGAATATGAAGAATTTCAACCTGTACTTAGGCGCCTATGTGTCGCTGCTGGAAGCCAACGCCGACAGCAAGATCGCCAACGGCGACAACGACCAGCGTTACGGCATGCGCGCCAGATTCAAGTATTTCTTCTGA
- a CDS encoding aminoimidazole riboside kinase: MMNRVWVLGDAVIDLVPENANGYLKCPGGAPANVAVGIARLGGDSAFIGRVGQDSFGAFLQQVLSDEGVDIGHMRPDPEHHTSTVVVDLDLQGERSFTFMVQPSADLFLQPDDLPAFQRGEWLHLCSIALSQEPSRSAAFTAMERMRAVGGRVSFDPNIREEVWRQPEALRPCLQKALLLADVVKLSREELAFISHLDDLENAMRWMMQTYPLRLLLVTLGGDGVCVHDGHRLRHFRAPPVVPVDTTGAGDAFVAGLLAALARLHALPQEAQWPAVIAQAQACGALATTAKGAMTALPRADELAAFLR; the protein is encoded by the coding sequence ATGATGAATCGCGTATGGGTACTGGGCGACGCCGTGATCGACCTGGTGCCGGAAAATGCCAACGGTTATCTCAAATGCCCCGGCGGCGCGCCGGCGAACGTGGCGGTGGGTATCGCCCGCTTGGGCGGCGACAGCGCCTTTATCGGCCGGGTGGGGCAAGACAGCTTCGGCGCCTTTCTGCAGCAGGTGCTGAGCGATGAAGGGGTGGATATCGGCCATATGCGGCCGGATCCCGAACACCACACCTCCACGGTGGTGGTGGATCTCGATCTTCAGGGTGAGCGCTCATTCACGTTTATGGTGCAGCCCAGCGCCGATCTGTTTTTGCAGCCCGACGATCTGCCGGCTTTCCAGCGGGGCGAATGGCTGCACCTCTGCTCCATCGCGCTGTCGCAGGAGCCCAGCCGCAGCGCGGCCTTTACGGCGATGGAACGCATGCGGGCAGTCGGCGGCCGGGTCAGTTTCGATCCCAACATCCGCGAAGAGGTCTGGCGCCAGCCGGAAGCGCTGCGCCCCTGCCTGCAAAAGGCGCTGCTGCTGGCGGACGTGGTGAAACTGTCGCGCGAAGAGCTGGCTTTCATCAGCCATCTTGACGATCTGGAGAACGCCATGCGCTGGATGATGCAAACCTATCCGCTGCGCCTGCTGCTGGTGACGCTGGGCGGCGACGGCGTCTGCGTACACGATGGGCATCGTCTGCGCCATTTCCGCGCGCCGCCTGTCGTGCCGGTCGATACCACCGGCGCCGGCGACGCCTTCGTCGCCGGGCTGTTAGCGGCGCTGGCGCGCCTTCACGCATTGCCGCAGGAAGCGCAATGGCCGGCGGTTATCGCTCAGGCTCAGGCCTGCGGCGCGCTGGCCACCACCGCCAAGGGCGCCATGACCGCCCTGCCCCGCGCCGACGAGTTGGCTGCTTTCCTGCGTTGA